TGCAATTTGTACAGCATTAATGCCGATTTCTTCGTGATGAGCTAAACGCAATCTCGATTTTTCGGTATGCCATACATCAGGATTTGTGGACATCATTTCTGAAAACGTCAAACCTGCACCAAGTTGGCTACATAATCGGCGAAAAGGTTGGTCAGTAATACCTGCCATCGGTGCAAGGAAAATACGGTTTTTGATTTCATATTGTCCTATTTGCATTTTTAACCTTTTATTAACAAATTTGAAGTAATTTTAACCAGATGAATATCCAAATAAAAAGTACGGTAAATACCGTACTTCTTTACTAATCATTTAGTTATCAGTTTTACTGATTTAGGGGGCGTATGATACGCACTTTTTAATCATTTTGGAAGTCTATAAATTAGACAATTTGCAAAAATAGTGAAAATATTTTTATTGACAATATAAAAAATAGGGCTAGGTGTGTTTTATTTCGGTAACTTCCCCCTTATTTCCAACCCAATGAATTTCAGCAATGGTGGAAGTTGGGAATTGCACATTGCTTTGATTACTGGTTAAACGTTGGCTTAAATCAAACACTAGAGGCAAATGAGAAATCAGTAGAATATTTTTTGCCCCTTCTTCTCTTAGAAAATGGAGATAGTCTTCAACCACATAAGGATTACCATCAGGCGTAATTTCTTCCCATTCTTCAGTAAGACTTGCAAAACTTTGTGAAAAATTGACCGCTTGCATACCTGTAATGAGAGTTTCAAGGGTTTGCTTAGCACGGAGGTAAGGGCTAACCAGAATTTTGTCTAGTTTAATTTGCTTGTTGTTTAAATATTCTCCAAGCCATTTGCCTTGTGAGATGACGTTTTTTATACCATTGTCGGTTAAACTACGAGCGGCATCGTTTGGGGCATTAAAACCTGCTTCTCCGTGTCGCATAATCCAAATATTCATAACATTCTCCTTTAGTTGTATTTAAACTCTTGTGATTTAGGCGTATAATGACCCCCGTTTAATGCATAATCAAGTGCTTAGAAAGATTTTAACTTATATTTTTAAATTTATTACGGAGTCAAATAATGTCTAGAAAACTCAGAAGAACCAAGATCGTTTGTACAATGGGACCTGCAACCGACCGTGGCA
The sequence above is a segment of the Mannheimia bovis genome. Coding sequences within it:
- the sixA gene encoding phosphohistidine phosphatase SixA codes for the protein MNIWIMRHGEAGFNAPNDAARSLTDNGIKNVISQGKWLGEYLNNKQIKLDKILVSPYLRAKQTLETLITGMQAVNFSQSFASLTEEWEEITPDGNPYVVEDYLHFLREEGAKNILLISHLPLVFDLSQRLTSNQSNVQFPTSTIAEIHWVGNKGEVTEIKHT